In one window of candidate division KSB1 bacterium DNA:
- a CDS encoding GxxExxY protein, with amino-acid sequence MGDILYKRLSDETIGACIEVHKLMGPNLSEKIYEACVQKELINRGYHSDRQEWIDIFFVLQNDFKKYKPG; translated from the coding sequence ATGGGAGATATTCTCTATAAACGGCTCTCGGATGAAACCATAGGTGCGTGTATCGAAGTGCACAAACTTATGGGGCCAAATCTTAGCGAAAAAATTTATGAAGCTTGTGTCCAAAAAGAACTCATCAACCGAGGTTATCACTCAGACAGACAAGAATGGATCGATATTTTTTTCGTGCTTCAAAATGACTTTAAAAAATATAAGCCAGGCTAA